The genomic DNA AGCCATTGAGATCAGTATACTGCTTTATTCTGAAGCACCCCGCCCCCTCCCCCCAAACCGAAGACAACAACAAATCTCTAACTGGGGTATCAATCGCAATTGACCATGTTTACTCACACGGGGTAACAGCCATTGGATGGATACTCAAGCCATAGAGGCGACAGTTGGGACAATGAATGAGGGCCCTTTCTGACAGCACAATGAAAAGGGATGATGTTGCAGGCATGGGGCATAGCCAGGCTGGAGGTCCTCACTTGTGTTGTCAGTGACTCAAATATTCAGCAATAGTTCGCTGACAATGTCCTCCTAGAATTGCATCATGTATAGCTAGTTATCTGCGTTTCCCTGTTAGTGGACGAGCAAGCTAGCTAAGTTAGATAGCTCACGAGCTAATGTAAATTAACTTCATTATGTGACTGCATGGAGTCTGGCTAGCTGGTAGTAGGATGCCAATGTAGCTGCATAACATATGCTAGCTAATAGCGAGAATAATAGGTTTCATGTCTCTGTTGTTCAGCATCAAGTGTGTTTATACAATATATAAATTGGTTAATTCATTGTCAATATGAAAGGTAGAAAACAAGTGCGCGAGGATAACGTTAGCTTATGAATAAGCCCGAGACGGGAGGCCTAGCCAAGGCAATCTGCCGCCACATGAAACTCATGGCTTCAGTATCATGCTAATGCTAGCCCGCTCAGCCTGTccgactaacgttagctagctaacagttatAGTCATAGAAGTCTGTTGCATACATCACAACTTTCTCAAATCGTATGACACACGGGCCACACTATCATGTACCTGTCATCGCCTGACTTTTTCTGTTTCTTCCCCATTCtccttgtttttatttttatccaCAATGTTCAGCCTCGTTGTTCGCCGATACAGCACATATGGTTGGTCCAATGGGGGTTGTTCACACATCCTGCGCAGTTGCAGAGCGTTTTCTATTGCCTGTACTGAAGTGAAGGGCATCTTCACTGCGCAAACTGCGCAGGTATAATGGAGTAACACATTATTAATAGTATTAGTATTGTGACAGATGCAAAgaaaggtgttgttttacagggtcagccagtAGTACGGCATCCCAGgggcaaattagggttaagtaccttgctcaagggtacatcgatagatttttcaccttgtcggttcAGGTATTCAAACTaataacctttcagttactggtccaacactaaACGCTAGGCCAAAGAGTTTTATAATCAACCCAAGATAGACAGCAGCATGTCATTTCCAATGAGAGCAACTTAATCATAGAGGGCACTGTGCAGAACAGGCAACCGGTGGGCacagccaagcacgagctagcgagatcctattggcacgttctagcatgtatttgcatatttcagtTAGGGAACGCCACTGTGTGCGTGTGAAATAAATCAATTGGCATTTCGCCCTTACACTCCTTATAAACAAAgctattttttacaactttggcaaagggtaaagtctataaaatttagtccactctgttcgtaatagattttagttttgggaacagaaaatgTTATTGGGAtgaaatgtttcatcgatgacaAAATTTGCAGAATGTCAGCCAAAATCCATATTGCTCCATCTTCCTCCACTGCTTTTTCAAAGCAGAGGATCGATCATTGGTTGAAGGATGTGGGGGAAGCTAAGTTGTTAGCAGCACACTGACCCCCATTACAGAGGCAGCATTTATTGCACTCGGGAAATGGATGTAACCTATTTTCTACAGGGTATATTTAAgaaataaggccagagggggtatggtatatggccaatataccacagctaagggctgttcttatgcacaacgcaatgCTGAGTGCCTAGATACAGTCCTTGGtcttggtatattggccatatatcacaaaccccagaggtgccttattgctattctaAACTGGTTACCAGCGTAATTAGATGTTTATGCAGAATGCTATGGAAATACTTTGTGTGCATATAAAGCCAGGGTCTACAGATAACTTTCTAGAACGGCTATACAGAGAGCACCCCTTCCCTTGGTCCAGAGAAGCTGGTGATTAAACCATCCAAATAACAAAACCCTGGACAACTCAGTATGGCATGCAGCAGTGTTTTATTCACATCATGAAGACAACTCTTCGGCACAGATTATACATCTTTCTTTCAAGTTCTTTATTTTGTGGGATTGTCCTCAGCAATTCTGCTGCGATTACTGATGTCTCGTAGGGACATAATTTCCCACCTATCAGGTGTAAGGAGAACTCTCGAGACAACTCCACAGGTAGCCAGTCTGAGGGAACCTCAATGTCACAAGATTCTATAATGCCATTCTTGATGTCCATGTTTAGAGTTGCATTGCAGATAGACGTGTCATTTTTCAACTCAAAAGTCGTACAGATACTGAACTTAGGAGTCCTTCCAAATGTCCACTCCCATGCCAACAGTTCACGGGCCATTCTTTGGATACCAGGCAAGGACAGCTCATCACTTGGGTCCACAAGTGTTACAGGGCTGCTGAAACCAAACTCTGTGTTGTACTGGGATGCCACTGAATCCATGATAGTGTCACAGTCCAACGTCGGGTCCTCATCCAGCAGGTTTTTCACAGGGGATGGCACGCTTTGCGTTGCATTGCTCTTAATACCCTGGCAGGTGGGTTTCAGCACCGCGGACAGCAGTGCCCTGTCAGCCGAACACAGCAGAGTGCAGTGATGGTAAGCTGCTGTCCTTCCCAATTTTGCAGCGGTTCCTGAAATCTTGTGTTGGCCATTCAGCAAGATGTCAAACCTCTCTGTTGCACGTACATCCATGTCTGGCCTGAGTCCTTTCAGAGCACTTGTCACGACTTGGAGATTCCTGTGACGGTCATAGTTTTTCTTGGACGTGAAGAAAGTCAAATTGACATTTCCTAAATCGTGGAATACAGTCCCGCCTCCACTGCGTCGCCTGGCGAGCGGTATCCCTTTCTGTCTCATGACCTGAAGGTTGCACTCTTGCCACGGGTTCTGATGTCTCCCTATCACCACCGCTGGGGCATTACTCCATAAGAAGAGCATACTCCGGGTTTGGAGGTCAACATGATCGTGTATCCAGTCCTCCAATGCTAAGTTTTCAAATATGTCTGTTGACACAGATTTGAGGATAAGTCCTGATTTACCAGTCTCGTCAATGACAGCTGACAATGTGCTCTTGGCTCGAGCCGATCGAAAACAGGCTTGGGATTGTGCGCACAAATTCGAGAATGTTCTTAACATCATCGCGGACCTATCTGTCGTTTCTTCTGTGCATCTGAAAATACTTTATCACTTTTGTGGAATGAAACTTTTCCAAATACATGAATGGAAACGCTCAGAGTGAATACCTATTCAGATCTAATTCGTTTTTACACACATACTTCCGCTTTTCTTCCTCTTATTTTCTCAAAGGCACGGTTTATTTACCCTTGTTATAACACTGCCACCAGCTGTGCTGGAGCGATATCGACTCCATGTTGCTCAAGTGATTTTTGATGCTGGTTTTACAGCGCCACCCAGCGGTTTACTTCGTATATTGAGTCAAAAAGGATTTACTAGTTCCTGAGGGTCTGGGTTGGATTTAATATATTATTTtttggcttatttttcaaaatcAACAAACTAACAGGTTAACACTTCTGCAAAAGCAGCTACAAAAGGCTCACTATATGGAAGTATCATGTACTGCAGAGAGACAACAGCTAGGCTCCCACAAACAGATTGACAGTGCAATTTATTATAGTAGCCTACTTTTTAATCCTGAGGAAGGCAAAACAACTTTGATTTATTTGAAGCCCGGGGTGCATTTCTTTTATTTTAAAATGGTAGCATAAATTGCATAGAACACTGCAATGCAGTCAAATCAGTCATTCTGATGCATAATACTTTTGCATTTAGACTTGGAATTTCACTAGGCTAACATGATCTTCTGCTAACATTATCAGCACGTGTTGTCAGTGTGTGGAGTACCGGGTCACTACGTTGTCAAGGTAATGGACGCACACTGTGAAGAAAGGGCCTTTGCTGATTGGCTTGCAAGCTTGCGACATCTCGAATTCCGATCAAATCCTGACATCTGATTGGTCAGATTGTTTATCCCGTATGAAAAGCGGTTTAGGAGCCATTCAAGGTTTACAACAGCAAACCCCAGTGATTTATCCAGATAACCTCACGTAAACTATTTGATAGCTACAGCTATAACTATTTCATCCATAAAGTAAGTTGAAGATCTCCCTCTCAACcattatttgtttttgtttacatcTAATGGTTTACTTAGACAAGCAGTAGCTTTAGCCTAATTATATTTAAGTGTTTAGTGAGCTTTCTTGCCATAATAAAATCAGTATCGCTTTCGACAATTCAAGGCTAGCGTCGTTAGCAAGATTACAGTGATTGGAAGACACTACTTTGCAAACTAGCAACCTTTTGAAATCCAATACAGCGCTGTTTATAATACATTCATAATCAGTAGCAAGGTCAAGTTTGAATATGCTTGGTTACCATGACAACGTAAAATGTTTAGAGCAGTGTGTCATAAATCAGGCACTCTTGttagttttttaaaaatctatcAGCTTGATACTGACACATTttcatatttgatttattttcaccTAATCCCCATTGCACTTCCTGTGTCAGGCTGCAGAGGTTAGTGTGGCTGGTGTGCAGGCTGAGGAGGTGCAGCTTCAGcagggggtgaggggaggagaggggggaggaggaggtggaggagctgtCTTTGGAGAACCAGCAGGTGCCAGGCCATATCAGTACACCAGCTCAGCTGCAGGAAGAGCAGGACCAGCAGGGCCTCACACTGGAgacaacagaggaccacacacaGCATGCAGAGGTAGACTTACTGTGTGCCTAAGAGGGGATGCGATGTGAATACTGAACACAATGGATGAGTGAATGTCTGATTGAATCAATGCAAGATTTCTTGGGGTCTGGTTTTGTAGAGCATCATCTAAAACCTGCAGAGGAAGATCACGTCACTAGAGGGCGCTATCACCAAAGTGACACCTGTAAGACCACGACTGATACCACTATATTGCAATCTAATTCAACAGGCATAAAGAAAATAGTATAATCAATAGCCTACATTTACCATCCACCCTGGCTTCTGGCTTCTGGGCTATGTCTCAGGATAGCGAGTCGGCAGACACTGAACCAATAGAACTTGAGACCCAGCTGAACCCCACAGTAGAGCAGAATCAGGAGCAGGACCTGCAGGCCTTACTGGACCAGTTGCACcaggagagagacagtctgaaCAGACTGGTGCAGAAGCTCAGCCTCACAGGTGAGTTACTCTGGGGctggactgagaggagagagggtagtgGAGAACGAGATGCCAGAATGTGATGTAACATTGTTGGctatcctacagagagagagcaggtccTGTTCACAGAGCCAGGCAGCAGGGGGAAACGTGGCTCTCGTCTGGACAGCTTCTTGCGGagcgtggaggaggagagggactaCTACAGACAGGAAGCAGACAGCCTGAGGAGGATGCTGAGGGGCAGGTGCTCCTGTAGCCCCTGTCGGGGGCACCTCCAGAGCCGCAGCCCCACCCGCCAGTCCCCTGTCAAGGTAAAGGAATAGCTGTCTAATATTAACTAGAAATGTAAATAGGGATTTGTTACACCATCTTCAGTGTTATAAATGTATAAATAACGCTATATATATCATTTTTCAGAAATATTGGTAAATTAGCTTTGATTGCTTAAAGAAATTATGAAAAAGATTGGAGTTTTATTTCACTATCTAATCacggcatggggttgttcactagtATAAGTATATTACTTGATGGTTTcattcagagagacaaataatcataTTTCTTagcaaaatgctatatatccggctcactctcagagaaataagtagcactgctaggttttacacagtcaaatgtaataCATGGTAACATTTTTAATAAAGAACTGTAGAAATGATACATTTTTCACATCAATATAATAAAATAATTCAATAAAAATTAATTCAGTAATATAAGACCTgtgaaacatttacattttttcattttagtcgtttagcagatgctctcatccagagtgacttaaagtaagtgcattcatcttaaggtagctaggtgagacgaccacatatcacagtcaaatatacaggataccaacattccattccagcgAAACAATATAGCAtttagcaaaaaaacaaacattttcataCACACTAAAATCTATTCATTAAacatctgagaacagtaatattttacacacacatgaaggtacccataagcaatcatttctgatgaaaaaatacaaatgtgAAAAATTGGTGGACATAGCATTTTGTAAATAAACTCTTCAAATATGACTTTTTCCATATGAATcagaaaaaaatctaatttctgaCCAATGTCTCCTGGACTGTGAGCACTTTGTCATAATACTAATGTAACAGCTGATGTActcttttgaaatctgacatcaTGTCTTGTTCCCCTGTTTTGGGCAGGGGGGCAGCTATGATTCTGAGCTGATCAGGGTCTTGAGAGAGCGGGACGAGATGCAGAACATGCTGGATAAGAATGAGCGCCACCTGTCAGAGATCCAGGCCAACGTGAAAGTTATGACTGCCGACAGAGACAAGACCAGCATGCACTACCAGCAGGCCAGTACCATTCTTAAAGGAATAGTTAACTCCAACAACACGTTTTGTCCGACTTTTTCTTCGCTCAGGACCAAATGAATGGGAAATCATTTTGCTGATAACAATCCCTTTCTTCATCAGGCCCAGCAGGAGATAGCGTCGCTGCGTCGCGAGGTACTGAAATCCAAGTCGTCGCGCACAGCTAAGAGCAGTGTCACTGTGTCGGCTCAGAGCATCCTGAAGCGCGTGGAGGCGGAGAGAGACGAGGCCAAGGTCGACCTCCACCGTATGAGCACAGAGAGGGACAGTCTGAGGGAGAGACTCAAGGTCAATATATTAACCAGATTGGACAATAATCTACTTCTGAGTGTTCCAGCATGGCCATCTATTGACTACCAATTAAACCAAAAAAatgttgaacctttatttaaccaggaagggctcattgagattaaaatctctttttcaagagcgccctggccaagataggcagcactaAGTCActacaaaaaaattacagacagacaacatgaaaaactacaagtaatctagtaaaaaccattgaattcacaagagtataaaacagcaaattaaaaacattgacaagTCAGGGAATCaacctcaaaatccttcatcagtaatttaaaaacaccaatcgggaaaagttcttccagtttaaaagtattttgtaaggggTTCCAAGACGATGGTGCAGAgaacataaaagcccttttaccaaattcagttgggacatttggaacagttagcaggataaagtccagcaaacgaagagagtacccaccacatttctgaccaataaaaatgcacaaataaaaaggtaataaacccaaaatggctttataaataaaagtataccagtgactgagcctacgagtgactagagaaagtgcagtggtgcgtaagggttttgcagtttaaaataaatctcaaagtgccatggtaaagggtgtcaattgatctcaaacactgagcggaagcattcatatataaaacatccccatagtctagtaaaggcataaatgtagctgatacgagcctccttctggcttcaaaagaaaaacaggccttattcctaaaataaaatcccaatttcagcttcaatttttttgtaagttgttgaatatgcaatttaaaagagaggccgccatcaattaaaattccaaggtatttatatgaggttacaccTTCAATCTCCTTgtcctgacaggtagtaataggtgaaaggttcagaggtctatttcttgcattagaaaacaccattagtttagttttgtcagtgttgaggataagcttcaattgacacaaggtatgttgaacagtataaaaatcagtttgcatgttctggaaagcttttgtaagagatgaggcacaacagtaaataacagtatcatcagcataaaaatgaagttgtgcattttggacatttttgtctaaatcattcatataaatagtgaataagagaggaccaagtacagagccttggggcacaccattcaagacagaccatttaacagacataagcccatcaaattgagtgcactgagttctatcagacagatagttagcaaaccatgcaactgcatgctccgaaagacATACACTcaacaatctctgccttagtatagcatgatcaactgtatcaaaagccttagagagatcaataaaaagtgagacacagtgctgtttttttgtcaatggcttcagtgatatcatttaaaaccttcatggctgctataattgtgctatgcttcttcctgaagcccgactggtacattgataaaatatagttagtaaataaaaactattttagctgttcacttacaagggtctcaagtattttcaccaggggtgacagctttgagattggcctataattatttaaaatagtTGGATCTCCgccttttaaaagtggtaggacaaatgctgatttccagatctttggaatttcattacattccagggttagattggacagagatgtaagtggttcagctattAAATCAGCTGctagatttaaaaagcagggatccaaaagatcaggacctgcaggctttctctgatctaaggatttcagggctttatgtaccacctgcactgagaatggtaaaaagctaaaagtttgaccagctctcactggttcatccacacagggttgtacagaaacagaggacactgaattaaacagcctaccagatgatacaaagtgctcattgaaacaattcagcatttcagtttcgTCATATATAGTAAcagtccttcaaaaca from Oncorhynchus clarkii lewisi isolate Uvic-CL-2024 chromosome 7, UVic_Ocla_1.0, whole genome shotgun sequence includes the following:
- the LOC139414095 gene encoding lipoyl amidotransferase LIPT1, mitochondrial-like, with the translated sequence MMLRTFSNLCAQSQACFRSARAKSTLSAVIDETGKSGLILKSVSTDIFENLALEDWIHDHVDLQTRSMLFLWSNAPAVVIGRHQNPWQECNLQVMRQKGIPLARRRSGGGTVFHDLGNVNLTFFTSKKNYDRHRNLQVVTSALKGLRPDMDVRATERFDILLNGQHKISGTAAKLGRTAAYHHCTLLCSADRALLSAVLKPTCQGIKSNATQSVPSPVKNLLDEDPTLDCDTIMDSVASQYNTEFGFSSPVTLVDPSDELSLPGIQRMARELLAWEWTFGRTPKFSICTTFELKNDTSICNATLNMDIKNGIIESCDIEVPSDWLPVELSREFSLHLIGGKLCPYETSVIAAELLRTIPQNKELERKMYNLCRRVVFMM